GCTCCTCCTCGATGCGGATGAGCTGGTTGTACTTGCAGAGGCGGTCCGTCCTCGACGCGCTTCCGCTCTTGATCTGCCCCGCGTTCACCGCGACGGCGACGTCGGCGATGATCGAGTCCTCGGTCTCACCCGAGCGGTGCGAGATGACCGTCGTGAGCCCGCTCCGGTGCGCCATCGCGACGGTGTCGAGCGTCTCGGTGAGCGTCCCGATCTGGTTGAGCTTGACGAGGATCGAGTTCGCCGCGCCCTCCTCGATCCCGCGGGCGAGGCGGTCGGGGTTCGTCACGAAGATGTCGTCGCCCACGATCTGGATGTCGCCGCCGAGCTGCTCGGTCAGTCGAACCCAGCCGCGCCAGTCGTCCTCGGCCAGGCCGTCCTCGATGGAGATGATGGGGTAGCGGTCCACGAGCTCAGCGTAGTACTCGACCATCTCCTCGCTCGTGCGGCTCTTCTTCTCGGCCGCGAAGACGTACCGGCCGTCCTTGTGGAACTCGCTCGCGGCGGCGTCGAGCGCGAGGAAGACGTCGCCGCCGGGCTCATACCCGGCCTTGTCGATGGCGCGGACGATCGCGCCGAGCGCCTCCTCGTTCGAGCCGAGGTTCGGCGCGAACCCGCCCTCGTCGCCCACGGCGACGGAAAGCCCCTGCGCCTTGAGAACGCTCTTCAGGGCGTGGAAGACCTCCGCGCCCATGCGGATGGCCTCGGTGAAGGACGGCGCGCCTGCCGGAACGATCATGAACTCCTGGATGTCGAGGTTGTTGTCGGCGTGCTTGCCGCCGTTGAGGACGTTCATGAGCGGGACGGGGAGGGTCCTCGCGTTCACGCCTCCGATGTGGCGGTAGAGCGGGATGTCGAGCGCGACCGCCGCGGCCCGCGCGCAGGCGAGCGAGACGCCGAGGATCGCGTTCGCCCCGAGCGACGCCTTGTTCTCCGTGCCGTCCAGTTCGAGGAGGATGCCGTCGATGTCGGTCTGCTCGTCGGCGTCGAGACCGATGATCTCCGGGGCGATGGTCTCGTTGACGTTCGCCACGGCCTTCTGGACGCCCTTGCCGCCGTAGCGCTTCTCGTCGCCGTCCCGGAGCTCGACGGCCTCGTGCGTGCCCGTTGAGGCGCCGGACGGCACCGCGGCCCGCCCCACGACGCCCGATTCGAGCGTCACGTCCACCTCGACCGTCGGGTTCCCGCGCGAGTCGAGGATCTCCCGGGCGAACACGTCTGCGATGGTCATCATGCTGTCTCCGAGGCGCATCTTGGGAACTCCCCGTTGGGGTGCACGTGGCGAGGATGGTAGGGGGCACGCCGAGCGCCCGTCAAGTGGGAAACACCTGCCGGGCGCCGGCTTGACGCGGGGGCGGAGAGGCGCTAGGATGCACGTGATGCCCATCTACGAGTACGAGTGCAAGGCCTGCGGCTCGCGCTTCGAGGAGCTTGAGTCGTTCGAGGCGAGGGACAAGCCCCATACCTGCCCCGTCTGCGGGGCGCGGAAGTCGCGGCCGCTCGTGTCCCGGGTGGCCGGTGGCGCCACCAGCTCCTGCGCCTCCTGTTCCGCCGCGTCCTGCAGGTCCTGCGGTTCGGGCTGAGGCCCGCCTACTCCAGCCGGATCGTGACCCTCTTGTCCTCCTCGTCGTCGTAGACGTCGAGGATCTTGCCGTCGAAGCCGTCCTCCTGCGCCATCTTGATGATCTTCTCGACGTCGAGGTCGAGACCTGAGAGCCCGTTGTCCCCGAAGAGGGCGTGGTGGCTCTCGTGGCTCTCGCCAAGCCCCTCCAGCCCCTCCGTGAAGGCCCCGGTCAGCTCGTCGAGGTCCGCGTCGGGCCCGAGCCTCTCCTGGAGCTTCCGGCGGACCTTCTCCTTGATCCTCTCGGCCTTCTCCATGGCCCGTTCCGCCCTCTCCTTGGCCATCTCCGCGTGGCGCTCGCTCCTGTGCGTCCTTGCGCCCAGAGCGTGCGGCGCCAACTTGAACCCGAGCTTGAGGAGCGCCAGCGGCACACGGATGTTCACGGTCTCGTCGCCGTCCTGCTCCACCCTGACGTGGATCCAGCGGCGCTTGAGCTCGCGCTCCGAGGGACGCGAGTCGGCGCGGTCCAGGGCGTCGATCAGCTTCGCGGCCTCGTCCGCCGTGATCTTCTTGTCCTCGAGCATCTTGAGGATCCTGAGCTTCTCGGTCTCCATGTCGTGTCTCCTTGCCTTGATGGTCGGTCTGCGCGCCCGATCGCCCAACCCGACCTCACTCCAGGGGATGGTCGTCCACAGCTCCGGGGTGGGGCACATCCCGGTCCTAAGCGGACGCGTCGGCCAGCCGTCGTAGGAACTCGTCTGCATCGATCTCTCCCGCCTCGAGCTTCGCCAGAAGCTCGGCCTTCATGTCCTTCGTCACCTCGGGTACCGGGGCGAATCCGAGCGCCCGCACAACCTCCTCGAGTCGAGCGCGGACCGTGGGGTAGGAGATGCCCATCTCGCGCTCGACCTCCTTGATGTTCCCGCGCGACTTCAGGAAGATCTTGATGAGGTCGAGCTGCTGCTGCGACAGCGTGCAGAAGGGGCAGGTCTCGAAGCGCCCGCGGACCGTGATGTCGCACGCCGGGCACTCGAGCTCCCTGACCACCATCTCGCCGCCGCACGCGGCGCAGGTCGGCGGCTGTCTATGAATCATGCTCACCCTCCTCGTCTCAGGAACTCCAGGAACGGATTCCACATTCGCAGGTGTACGACACGAATATTAAGCTAGCGGTTGCACAATGTCAACCGAATTCAATGTGTAGATTAAGAATATTGATGCTTGGTCTTCAGGATGGGTCGATCAGCGGGGTCTCTGGCTCTCCCAGGGCCTCCAGAGGTCCCGCCAGGAGCGGGTCTCGGGGGCCTCCGAGGCTGCGTCGGAGCCCGGGAAGTACTTCTTGAGGAGCTCGCGGTGGCCGGTGGAGAGGATGACGGCCGTGAGGCTGCCGGCAAGGAGGAGAAGGCCCACGCCGCTTGCGACGAGCAGCGCGACGAGGAGGGCCGATTGGAGAGCGATGACGATGGTGAAGCCGGGGTTGTCAAGAGCGAGGAGGGCGGACTTCCGGAGGGCGGTCCGCAGGCGCCTGTCGCCCCCGCTCAGTAGGGGATGCAGGTGGACGTGCATGAGCGCGAAGAAGGCCGCGGACCAGACGAGGAGTGTGGCGAGCGCTGTGCCGGCAAACGCCGCGCGTCCGTGAAGGCGGCCATAGAACCTGATGTTGAACCAGAGAAGGGCTGCGGCGCCGGCAGTGAAGGCGCCGAGCTTGATCGAGGGGATGAGGTCGCGACGGAAGCCGACCCAGAAGTCTGCGAGGCGGGCGTCCTCGTCGGCGGCGATCCTGCGGGCGAGGCTGAAGAGTCCGGCGGTCGCCGGCGGCGCTGTGACCACTCCGAGGCAGAGGACGCACCAGAGCAGATTGGCGACGATGAGCGTTCCGAGATGGTCGTAGGCGTGCCAGAAGGCGCG
The Candidatus Eisenbacteria bacterium DNA segment above includes these coding regions:
- a CDS encoding zinc ribbon domain-containing protein, which codes for MPIYEYECKACGSRFEELESFEARDKPHTCPVCGARKSRPLVSRVAGGATSSCASCSAASCRSCGSG
- a CDS encoding phosphopyruvate hydratase — protein: MMTIADVFAREILDSRGNPTVEVDVTLESGVVGRAAVPSGASTGTHEAVELRDGDEKRYGGKGVQKAVANVNETIAPEIIGLDADEQTDIDGILLELDGTENKASLGANAILGVSLACARAAAVALDIPLYRHIGGVNARTLPVPLMNVLNGGKHADNNLDIQEFMIVPAGAPSFTEAIRMGAEVFHALKSVLKAQGLSVAVGDEGGFAPNLGSNEEALGAIVRAIDKAGYEPGGDVFLALDAAASEFHKDGRYVFAAEKKSRTSEEMVEYYAELVDRYPIISIEDGLAEDDWRGWVRLTEQLGGDIQIVGDDIFVTNPDRLARGIEEGAANSILVKLNQIGTLTETLDTVAMAHRSGLTTVISHRSGETEDSIIADVAVAVNAGQIKSGSASRTDRLCKYNQLIRIEEE
- a CDS encoding DUF624 domain-containing protein: MPKNGRPEPGGTRAGPTRIRAADVLRPTFKRAFWHAYDHLGTLIVANLLWCVLCLGVVTAPPATAGLFSLARRIAADEDARLADFWVGFRRDLIPSIKLGAFTAGAAALLWFNIRFYGRLHGRAAFAGTALATLLVWSAAFFALMHVHLHPLLSGGDRRLRTALRKSALLALDNPGFTIVIALQSALLVALLVASGVGLLLLAGSLTAVILSTGHRELLKKYFPGSDAASEAPETRSWRDLWRPWESQRPR
- a CDS encoding DUF2089 domain-containing protein, translating into MIHRQPPTCAACGGEMVVRELECPACDITVRGRFETCPFCTLSQQQLDLIKIFLKSRGNIKEVEREMGISYPTVRARLEEVVRALGFAPVPEVTKDMKAELLAKLEAGEIDADEFLRRLADASA